From the Malassezia vespertilionis chromosome 5, complete sequence genome, the window CACTGGCAAACTCGCGCAGAAGCGTGGGCGTGATTTCCTTGACAAAGTAAAGTGTGCTGTCAACATCCATCAGGGGGATGATAAAGCCGATGGCTTTGAGGAACGCAGCAAGACTCCGACCGCGGTGCTGCCGGATCCCAAGCCAGAGCGGCTTGAGCACGTTCTCGAAGCTCTCGATTCCATACGGCGCACACGATTCGGCGAGCGCAGaaagcgccagcgccgtcATCGTCTTCACTTTCTGCTGCTCGTCCTCCAGCCCTTTCCCGATGCTGTCGACCAACGCACGCAGATGGGGCAATACACCCACGCCCATGAGAATGGCGGTCTGCTGCACGACACGAATCGCGGTATGCCGCGCCTGCCAGCTCTTTTTTGAGCGGCACACGGCGCGGAGGAAGGGCAAAATGGCAGGAATGCCCAATGCGGTGCCGACGACGgccaaagcacgcgcggtGGTGTTTCGCACGTACTCGTCGGGGTGGTCGATATCCGGACGCATGGTGCTGATCATGTGTGCGAGGCCAGCAGCCTTGGCAAGGTTGCTGATAATCTCGCGGCCCTCGATGCGCACATAGTAGTCTTCGTCAATCAAAAGCGGCTCAATCACGACCAGGATACGATGCACGTAGGGGCGCACAAGATCGTCGAGTTTGTACAGGATGCGGTCGACGACCTTGACTAGCAAATGGCGCTCCTGGTCCTCCAAGCTGCGCTCCATGAGCAGCGGCAAAATCTTGTCGAACAGCGGACCGGCTCCGAGATCGCGGGCGCTGTCTGCAATTTGGCGGAGTgcctgcttgcgcatcggcggcgtgccgttCTTGATTTTGAGCAAAAGGCGCATGATTAACCGCTCGTTGCGCTCTGACTTGGGAAGGCGCTCTTCGCCGTCCTCTTCAAGCACTCTTTTAAAGTAGCTTTGGTCTTCTGGTTTCATAAACGCAAGCTGGCCAATGCCGGGCACATCGGTAGGAAGATCCACAATCATATCGCCAACGGCAGTAGGCATACCGTTATCGTCGTGCATCACAAAGCCAGCTTCTGCGTCGGGCGCATCCATGAGCTTTTGCGCGGGCGTGCGGATGGGCTCGTAGCCGGGTGGTGGGGGGACAATGGTGTAGCCTTCTGTTGGGAGAATCATGTtcagctcctcgtcggtGATATAGCGACGCGCACTGGTGGGGCGCGCTACTGGCGTTTGCGGTGCCGGTTCCGCGGGCGTCTCGTCCCACCGAGAACGAGCTGACTTGCTCTCAATTTCCTCTGCAGGCCCTTGGTcccagcgcgagcgcggttTTTTCGGCGGCTCTGGCGCGGCCTCTTCTTCGCAAGGACCTACatcccagcggcgcttgcgctccacaCGGGGCGTTGCATCCACTGCTGTCATGGGCGGCGTTACGTCGCCCTCCAAGGCGCTCTTTTCCTCTTTTTCTGGCGCTTCTCCACGCTCCACGGCCTTTTCTTTGTCCTGAACCAAGCGGCGTACACGGTCTTCTTCCCGCTCAATGTTCGTACGGCGCATTGCATCTCGGTACCCCTCTTCCTCGCCTCCGCGTCCCGAAAACGGATCGCGCTGTGCTTCTGCGCCAAGGTCGCGTTGGAAGCGGCGCTTATGGTAGTCGGACTGCCGCGATGCAATTTGGTGcgaagctgcgcgctcggcaagggGGTCATAGCTATCGTCTGAAAACTCGTTCAGCAAGtgttgcggcgctgagAACGCGTCTAGCGGGTTTGCACGTTCGACGTggtcgtcctcgtcgccgaCGGGCAACGACGCGACGTATTCCGTGCGCCGAGGCCGCAAATCCAGCACCACATCTTCACGCTCACCGTCTCCAGCAGGCGCAAATTGCCGTGCCTTGCGGTCTGCTTGGAGCCGGCGGATCTCGTCGGCTTCCATTTCGCTCGACATGGTAGCGTCGCACtgtgcgccggcgcaggacGCCACTTttatatcacgtgacaatTTTgtgagcgcgacgcgccgccagtGGCAACTTGATGGCGCCGAAAGCGAATACCGCGGGCGATGCGGAGCCGCCCAAGATTAGTGCGGGCGGCACGTATACGCTAGAGCAAATCACGGTAGGTGCAAGGGTGTACGTGGAAAAGACGAACCCCGACAATGGCGatgtcgagcagcggcaggCCGAGGTGCTGTCGATACGCGAAAAGCGGCAAAACAGGCTGCATCTCCTGCAGAAAATGCAAGAAAAAGGGGAGGAGCTAGAGGAGGATGCACCAGAGATTGATTTTTATGTACATTACTGCGAATTTAACAAGCGCCTGGACGAGTGGGTGTCTTCAGCACGTATTCTTCTCTCGCGTGACATGCAATGGCCCAAGCCGCCAGAACCGTCTGCGGCGACAAAGCAGACGAAGCGCAAAGTCGTGCAGGGCGTGCGGTCTATTCCGGGGGTGCAGAACAGTGCCGCAGCGGATGGCGAGATGCAGGACGAGAAGGTGGAAGAGTCGTTCAGCAAAGAGAAGGAAGTGGAGAAGCTGCGCACTTCGGGCTCCATGACGCAATGCTCGAACGAAGTGTCGCGCGTGAAAAACTTGAATATGATCCAGATGGGGAAGCACCAGGTGGAGTCGTGGTATTTTAGCCCGTACCCAGTCGAGTATGCGCACTCAGAGTGTTTGTACCTGTGCGAGATGTGCCTCTCCTACTTTCCCTCCGAGTACTTGCTGAGCAGGCACCGGCGCAAATGTGCGATGCTGTACCCTCCAGGCAACGAGATCTATCGCAGCGAGGATATCAGCTTCTTTGAGATCgatgggcggcggcaaaaGACGTGGTGCCGCAATCTGTGCCTCTTGAGCAAATGCTTTTTGGACCACAAGACACTCTACTACGATGTGGATCCATTTATGTACTATGTCATGTGCCAACGAGACAATGCGGGGTGCCACATGATCGGGTACTTTTCCAAGGAGAAAGAAAGCGCCGAGGGGTATAATGTCGCTTGCATTTTGACCTTGCCACAGCACCAACGCAGCGGGTTTGGACGCTTGCTGATCGAGTTTTCCTACGAACTTTCAAAGCGCGAGGGCAAGCTGGGAAGTCCAGAGAAGCCGCTTTCGGATCTGGGACTGCTGGGCTACCGCGCATACTGGACAGAGACAATTGTGGATCTGCTGCTTAAGACGGAGGACGAGATCAGCATTGACGATATCGCAAGCAAGACGTCTATTTTGCACGCAGATGTTCTGCAGACGCTGCAAGCACTGAATATGCTGAAGCAGTACCAGGGGAAACACTACCTCGTACTTTCGGACGCGGTGATGGAGAAGCACGAACGCCAGACGAAAAAGAAACGTCGGCGAATCCAGCCGGAGCAGCTAAATTGGAAACCGCCCGTGTTTACGCGCGATCAGCTCCGGTTTGGCTGGTAGACACACACTGTACCATAGTTGGAATGCACATTGCCACTCCTCCACAAGGCTGCACGCCATGTTGCCTCCACTCGATGCGCGTGTCGATACCTGCGCTGCCAAacacgcaagcgcacacACCGAATGTGACAGAGCTAGCCGCTGCTGTGGACCGCGTTACAGCGCTGTTGCGTAACAGCAAAAAACCTGTCGTCATCACTGGCGCGGGTGTCTCTGTCGATAGCGGAATCAAATCGTACCGTGGCGAGAATGGGATGTATTGTACGTGTTCTGCTTGCTCACACAGTAAATCCGGGGTACAGACCCATCTTTTATCACGAGTTTGCGAATACCACCGCGTTTGGAGATGCGAAACGGTGAGCTATCGCTGCTGGCTCATCACAGACGTCGTTACTGGGCGCGCTCGTTCCTTGGTTATCCTCCACTGCGTATGGCAGCGCCGAATAGCACGCACGATGCGATTGCAAGGCTGATGCAACAAGGAATCGTTCACCGGCTTATTACACAGAATGTCGATCGGCTTCACCACGCAGCGTGGACGTACGCACCCGCCGCGCCCATTGTGGAATTGCACGGTACGCACGCCAAGGCTGACCGCAGGCTCGTTATCCGAAGTGCGGTGTATTGGCCGTGGCGACGGTGAATTTAAGCATAACGACGAAGCATGGTGGGATGTGCATTCCACGCGTGCGTTTGGTCCCATCGACCGCTTCTATA encodes:
- a CDS encoding uncharacterized protein (COG:B; COG:K; EggNog:ENOG503NWJU), coding for MRVSIPALPNTQAHTPNVTELAAAVDRVTALLRNSKKPVVITGAGVSVDSGIKSYRGENGMYLNPGYRPIFYHEFANTTAFGDAKRRRYWARSFLGYPPLRMAAPNSTHDAIARLMQQGIVHRLITQNVDRLHHAAWTYAPAAPIVELHGSLSEVRCIGRGDGEFKHNDEAWWDVHSTRAFGPIDRFYTRHLHTPDAQSGCGFVAARDALQDYFAVQNPDWEMWAKRLEKEPGLHLRRNPDGDVQLDGVEYNNFYYPACPSCGGILKPDVVFFGENIRASVKRDAEACIASSDALLILGTTLATHSAFRLVKDTADSGKPVVLVNRGPTRVDSIVDTRIGLTSGAVLQGVGRALGL
- the prp10 gene encoding U2 snRNP component prp10 (COG:A; EggNog:ENOG503NVKB; TransMembrane:2 (o492-513i606-627o); BUSCO:EOG092608T8), with protein sequence MSSEMEADEIRRLQADRKARQFAPAGDGEREDVVLDLRPRRTEYVASLPVGDEDDHVERANPLDAFSAPQHLLNEFSDDSYDPLAERAASHQIASRQSDYHKRRFQRDLGAEAQRDPFSGRGGEEEGYRDAMRRTNIEREEDRVRRLVQDKEKAVERGEAPEKEEKSALEGDVTPPMTAVDATPRVERKRRWDVGPCEEEAAPEPPKKPRSRWDQGPAEEIESKSARSRWDETPAEPAPQTPVARPTSARRYITDEELNMILPTEGYTIVPPPPGYEPIRTPAQKLMDAPDAEAGFVMHDDNGMPTAVGDMIVDLPTDVPGIGQLAFMKPEDQSYFKRVLEEDGEERLPKSERNERLIMRLLLKIKNGTPPMRKQALRQIADSARDLGAGPLFDKILPLLMERSLEDQERHLLVKVVDRILYKLDDLVRPYVHRILVVIEPLLIDEDYYVRIEGREIISNLAKAAGLAHMISTMRPDIDHPDEYVRNTTARALAVVGTALGIPAILPFLRAVCRSKKSWQARHTAIRVVQQTAILMGVGVLPHLRALVDSIGKGLEDEQQKVKTMTALALSALAESCAPYGIESFENVLKPLWLGIRQHRGRSLAAFLKAIGFIIPLMDVDSTLYFVKEITPTLLREFASADDDMRRIVLKVVKQCASTDGVTGAYLREEMLPEYLKHFWVRRMALDRRNLREVVETTAELAQKVGVSNIVGRLVHFLKDDSEPFRRMAMETIQKVVASLGAADIDERLEVQLIDGMIYAFQEQTMEDHVMLDGLGTIANALGMRIKPYLTQMVSTILWRLNNKNAKTRQQAADLTTKLAVVIKQCGEDALLSNLGVVLFEQLGEEFPEVLASIISAESAIANVVGMTQMNPPVKDLLPRMTPILRNRHERVQEASINLIGRIADRGAEFVSAREWMRICFELLDLLKAHKKAIRRAAVNSFGYIAKAIGPQDVLQVLLTNLRVQERQSRVCSTVAIAIVAETCGPFTCLPAILNEYRTPEVNVQHGCLKALGWVFEYIGEMSKDYVYSVVTLLDDALTDRDTVHRQTASSIVKHLALGTAGMGQEDSMHHLLNLVWPNIFETSPHVINSVMEAVEAMRVNIGPGALLYHTLQGLFHPARKVREIYVRTYNTNYLGAQDALVPFYPNLSAFNDERNDYTRHDLAAFL
- the ESA1 gene encoding histone acetyltransferase (COG:B; EggNog:ENOG503NV9K), which translates into the protein MAPKANTAGDAEPPKISAGGTYTLEQITVGARVYVEKTNPDNGDVEQRQAEVLSIREKRQNRLHLLQKMQEKGEELEEDAPEIDFYVHYCEFNKRLDEWVSSARILLSRDMQWPKPPEPSAATKQTKRKVVQGVRSIPGVQNSAAADGEMQDEKVEESFSKEKEVEKLRTSGSMTQCSNEVSRVKNLNMIQMGKHQVESWYFSPYPVEYAHSECLYLCEMCLSYFPSEYLLSRHRRKCAMLYPPGNEIYRSEDISFFEIDGRRQKTWCRNLCLLSKCFLDHKTLYYDVDPFMYYVMCQRDNAGCHMIGYFSKEKESAEGYNVACILTLPQHQRSGFGRLLIEFSYELSKREGKLGSPEKPLSDLGLLGYRAYWTETIVDLLLKTEDEISIDDIASKTSILHADVLQTLQALNMLKQYQGKHYLVLSDAVMEKHERQTKKKRRRIQPEQLNWKPPVFTRDQLRFGW